A portion of the Novosphingobium sp. KA1 genome contains these proteins:
- a CDS encoding YbaB/EbfC family nucleoid-associated protein, with amino-acid sequence MKSMEEMIQAAQQAAETIQKQMNDTQAKLDTLEVEGLSGGGLVKIRCSAKGRVIGVAIDDSLLQPGEKQILEDLVAAAYNDARVKADSVAGEELAKAQQGMGLPPGFKMPF; translated from the coding sequence ATGAAGTCCATGGAAGAGATGATCCAGGCGGCGCAGCAGGCCGCAGAGACCATCCAGAAGCAGATGAACGACACGCAGGCCAAGTTGGACACGCTGGAAGTCGAAGGGCTTTCGGGGGGCGGTCTGGTCAAGATCCGCTGCTCGGCCAAGGGCCGTGTGATCGGCGTGGCCATCGACGACAGCCTGCTGCAGCCTGGCGAAAAGCAGATCCTCGAAGATCTCGTGGCCGCTGCCTACAACGACGCGCGCGTGAAAGCGGACTCGGTGGCAGGAGAGGAACTTGCCAAGGCCCAGCAGGGCATGGGTTTGCCGCCGGGCTTCAAGATGCCGTTCTGA
- a CDS encoding DNA polymerase III subunit gamma/tau, whose product MDDSPDMFGDSPPWNDGGEEEAAATSAELEAAGQVSLFGEPEAEPKPEPAAQPEAGSKPEPVAVELESVVEAEVAPEPVPVSAIVPVAAAPVPAPSAALVAVKAAAPASAAVQPYRVLARKYRPQSFGELIGQEAMVQTLANAIKRDRLAHAFLMTGVRGVGKTSTARLIAKALNCIGPDGQGGPTIDPCGVCEPCQAIAEGRHIDVIEMDAASHTGVDDVREIIEAVRYAAVSARYKIYIIDEVHMLSRNAFNALLKTLEEPPAHVKFLFATTEVDKLPVTVLSRCQRFDLRRIPAPMLAEHFAKVCGLEGVEAEAEALAMVAAAAEGSVRDGLSILDQAIAHADLDGEGQVRAEKVRDMLGLSDKSAQRRLITAILDGKGGDLLELVAHQFALGVEPISILRGLMALTHRIAVAQVAGGAHDAHSAEEREAIEGWARALKAGQVHRLWQLLLKGHDEVKSAPDPLVATQMALLRIMHAADMPDPGSLVKKLEELAARAPVAVPAGDSSGAVGPAPVAVARPVVTARRWEELVDDVEHAGELSTANTMRMQVRVVELGTSLLRYTQPPGFSEDITAILRNALGKATGERWEVFKVDEGGAPTLVELAEAEKTAASNAVSQHPLVLATKAAFPEAQVIEDDRPLAVGGGGRNWRR is encoded by the coding sequence ATGGACGATTCACCTGACATGTTCGGCGACAGCCCACCCTGGAACGACGGGGGCGAGGAAGAGGCCGCAGCGACTTCGGCGGAACTGGAAGCGGCCGGTCAGGTCTCGCTGTTCGGCGAGCCGGAAGCGGAGCCAAAGCCGGAACCCGCGGCTCAGCCGGAGGCCGGATCAAAGCCCGAGCCCGTTGCGGTAGAGCTGGAGTCTGTGGTTGAGGCCGAAGTCGCGCCCGAGCCGGTGCCTGTTTCCGCCATAGTGCCGGTCGCAGCGGCTCCCGTTCCCGCACCCTCAGCGGCGCTTGTCGCCGTCAAGGCTGCCGCCCCGGCGAGCGCTGCAGTTCAGCCCTATCGCGTGCTGGCGCGCAAGTATCGTCCGCAGAGCTTCGGCGAACTGATTGGACAGGAAGCGATGGTCCAGACGCTGGCCAACGCCATCAAGCGCGATCGGCTGGCGCATGCTTTCCTGATGACCGGCGTGCGCGGTGTCGGCAAGACCTCGACCGCGCGCCTCATTGCCAAGGCCCTCAACTGCATCGGCCCGGACGGGCAGGGCGGCCCGACCATCGATCCTTGCGGCGTTTGCGAGCCCTGTCAGGCGATTGCCGAGGGCCGTCATATCGACGTGATCGAGATGGACGCCGCCTCGCATACCGGTGTCGACGACGTGCGCGAGATCATCGAGGCGGTGCGCTATGCCGCCGTTTCGGCGCGCTACAAGATCTACATCATCGACGAAGTTCACATGCTGTCGCGCAATGCATTCAATGCCTTGCTGAAGACACTTGAGGAGCCTCCGGCGCATGTGAAGTTCCTTTTCGCGACGACCGAGGTCGATAAGCTGCCGGTGACGGTGCTGTCGCGCTGCCAGCGGTTCGACTTGCGCCGAATCCCGGCGCCGATGCTGGCGGAACACTTTGCCAAGGTCTGCGGACTCGAGGGTGTCGAGGCGGAAGCCGAGGCGCTGGCGATGGTTGCTGCTGCGGCCGAAGGGTCGGTGCGCGACGGCTTGTCGATTCTCGACCAGGCAATTGCCCATGCCGACCTTGACGGCGAAGGTCAGGTCCGTGCCGAAAAGGTGCGCGACATGTTGGGTCTTTCCGACAAGAGCGCGCAGCGCCGCCTGATCACCGCGATCCTAGACGGCAAGGGCGGCGATCTGCTCGAACTGGTTGCCCATCAATTCGCGCTCGGTGTCGAACCGATCTCGATCCTGCGGGGCTTGATGGCACTGACCCATCGTATCGCTGTCGCCCAGGTTGCCGGGGGCGCGCACGATGCCCATTCGGCGGAGGAGCGGGAGGCGATCGAGGGCTGGGCGAGGGCGCTCAAGGCCGGGCAGGTTCATCGGCTTTGGCAGCTTCTTCTCAAGGGCCATGACGAAGTGAAGTCTGCGCCCGACCCGTTGGTGGCCACGCAGATGGCGCTCCTGCGGATCATGCATGCGGCGGACATGCCCGATCCCGGCTCATTGGTGAAAAAGCTGGAGGAGTTGGCGGCCCGTGCACCGGTTGCTGTTCCGGCTGGCGACAGTTCCGGCGCCGTCGGTCCGGCACCTGTTGCCGTGGCGAGGCCAGTCGTGACGGCGCGGCGCTGGGAAGAGCTGGTCGACGATGTCGAGCACGCCGGCGAACTTTCCACCGCCAACACCATGCGCATGCAAGTCCGCGTCGTCGAACTCGGAACGAGCTTGCTTCGTTATACGCAGCCGCCGGGGTTTAGCGAGGACATCACCGCGATCCTGCGCAACGCTCTGGGCAAGGCGACGGGCGAGCGCTGGGAGGTGTTCAAGGTCGATGAAGGGGGGGCGCCGACGCTCGTCGAACTGGCTGAGGCGGAAAAGACGGCGGCCAGCAATGCCGTCAGCCAGCACCCGCTCGTGCTGGCGACCAAGGCGGCCTTTCCAGAGGCCCAAGTGATCGAGGATGACCGTCCGCTCGCCGTTGGCGGTGGCGGGCGAAATTGGAGACGTTGA